GAGTTTATTGAAAGAGTTGTTGGCCTGACGTTAATGTGAATGAAAAAGATAGCTTTGTAGACTTCTCAATTATGAAAAAACCTGAAGAATAGCTGAAAATAACTAAAATTGAGCAGGATGAAGTCTCAAAGACTTTCCATGCAGATGTACCTGATCATAATGTCAAGAAAAATAGGTGCAGGATGAACAAGATTGAGAGTACGAAGAATGATCAGTTGAACCCAGTGCTGAAgtttctttcaaattcttttaGCGGTATTTTTATGATTCACCATGGCTCTGTTAACACTTAGTACGAAGGTGAGTAATTAGTGACACCATGAAAGTCAGTGTAAAGGAGAGGGAGTGCAACTGGGAAAAGAATCAAGTGTTCAGGTCACTTCCATGTGGTGTTTTGTACATCTCTGCCTGTCCTCACTCAGGTTGAAACATAACTTAGAGAAGAAAGCACATGGCACTGGCACAATAAAGCAATAGGAATGAAAGGGCTCAGGATGGGATTTTGAGAGTGACTAGGCACGAACTTACCTCTGCTCGCATGGAAGTTACTGGAGTcaactttaaaagaagaaaagtgaatgaGACCACTGGTGGATGTATTCTAAGATTTCCTACTAAATCAGGATTCTAATTATTAGATTAATCATTGAAGCATGAATTTTTCATGCTTACCTTTCTTCTCTTTATGATTTATTTCTTGCCCTTCCCTTATTGTCCTTTTAtctctttcattctttcctgtAGCTTTTGCTTTTTACTCTTTAACTGCCTGTCCAGAATATAgccacttaatttttttatattccttcttacattttttcttttatttctgaaaatacttcCATTTGTTCCTGTTTTAATTCATCTTGCTGCCTCCATTCCCCTGACTGATTTTGTTTGTGCCTTAGTTTCTTTTGTGCTTCTGTATTTTCCCATTGCCACCACCATTTTGATGCCATTTTTAAAGGCCAGACACTTGattaaaatgcagtttcttaTACTGAACAGTGAGCCAGTCTGCTGACTGCAGTTTTGTGGTGGGTAGAAACAGAAGGCGTCAAGAAGTTCAGATGCTGAAAAGCATGATCTGGTGGCACTCAAGGGTAGTGAGAAATCTTAAAAAACTGTAATTACTATATGTTAAAAACATGTTATCCTTTCATAGCTGCTTCTCAGCCAAAATAAGTTATATGACACTTGCCTgatttttctgtgtctgtttctgtTACTATGTCTGTGCATACATTTGTATGCCACAAAGTGAAACAAGAACCATCTCTTGATGTGCACTTTCAGCAATAAATTAAGAGCAAAACATTTGTTGACTCCAGTCTgctaatgttttgttttgttgcagaAATGTGTGCAAGGTTGATTTTTGAGCAATGAAATCAGCACACAACAGTGTGAGCTACTAAtgttttgtaaacagaaataCTAATTCATAAGAGCAACTAACGAAGTCAAGCCTTTGCAAGGAGGAAGGTAGAGGCATTCATAGCAGCTTTCCTGTAGCACACACAATAATGTAGGTAGAAACACCCACCGAGTCAACTTTGCTGGCAATAGGATTTAGCTGGCAAAATTTGAAGTCAAGTGCCATTAATTAATTCACTCTCTGCAGGCCATTCCTATTCTGTAGTTGCAAAAATTCACTAAAGTACGTCATCAAGCAAATTAGTTCTTTTACGTttactgtctttgttttcatCAATTATGATAATTGTGTGCTTTCTTTAGATCTGTAGTTTTGTATTTGAGATAAAGTACAAGCTAAAGTACAGTTTATTGAAGTTTCCCCAAATCCCCATAAAAACCAAAAAGTGTTTCAAAGGTTGTTGGACATCATGTTTGGGGACATAGGTTTTATTTAATATTCtacaaaagaaaaactttaaaattttaaaaatgtgagacACCACAGGTTAATCTTGAGTGTACCTAGTCTGGACTTTTCCTTGAGAGGAAGGCTGGCTCAATCTGCTATCCATCTGGCACCCAAGGATTTTAAGATTAAGAATTTGAGGATAGCTTAAAGATTTTTCTACCTGAATTGTAGCATGTGTCAAACATGCTATCTTGGAAATGTTCCTGACCTTTCTTCTTTCCAAGTCATTTCAAGGGAAGCTTTTGCTTAAAGTTCAGGACAGAGCCTCCTCTCTGGCCTACCAGCAGAGAAAAAGTCAGTGATCAACAACATTTCATTCCTTTGCTCTAAAAATAATTGATGAAAAATGGGGCTTAGTCCTAAACTTAGATTATGTCCTTCAAATACATTGTAGGTAGCTCAGATAAATTTAAAGAGTGCTTTCCTGCCTGTGTAGTCAAACTATTGCACACTTGTAATCTCTGTCACTTGTCTGCTTCAGCTTCCAGAGCTAAACTCAGCATGATCAACACTATGTCAAAAATTCGAGGCCAGGAAAAGGGACCAGGTTACCCTCAGGCTGAAGCCTTGCTAGCAGATGCGATGCTGAAATTTGGTCGAGAACTTGGAGAAGAATGCAACTTTGGTAACTTGATTACTTCCCTTTGCATTATACTACAATAAAAATGGTAGTAAATTTTAATATAACTTTCATTATTAAAGTGTTGTGCTCTTATAAAGGAAAAACTTCTGCAAGAAGCATTAGAGTTCTGCTTCATCAGACTTCTCCTTTAAGGTCGGTCTAGGCCTGTTGAGTATCTTTTGTGGATTTGGACTAGAAATTCTTTTCTTGTGCATGAAAGTCAAATTGTTTCCATTTCGGCCCATATCCATATAGGCTTTAGGCTTTCTGTTGTAGATTATGTTACTGGGGATGTGTTGGGATGAAAAATGTACATGTTCAGAAATCATATTGTTGTCTATTCATATGTAGAACAAAATCCTTTTGTCCTCAGAATCCTTATAATAGATGTTACTGTCTTCATTACAGGCAAGGAATAAAGACTAAAAGATTTTTAATagacttttacctttttttctgacCAAATTCCACATTTTACTCCTGACCTATCTGTCAGCCACTCCTCCCTCCAAGACCCAAATGGGTTTACAGCTGCCTGAGTTAGAAATGTTACACTGAGATTTAACATTGTGTTCTTCACCAGTAGAGGTCTAACTAGAAGAGATGACATTCATGACAGGATCCTTTGTCTTTCTGTCCAATTTATTTGGGCTTCTCTGTGGCCATTTTTATATGGCAACACACAGGATCCTCAAATAGGACTATGAAAATTCTATTTCCTATTTGAATCTTCATAAAATGTTGTTCCTGGTGTAAAGACATCTGCAATGGAAAAGgtacctttttgtttgttttatataattTACTAGTTAGCTTGGCAGATAAAGGTTGATTTGTGCTAAAGACTACTGAATTGTTTTCTTAATTGGTTGCCTCTCATTTGctaaattttaaacacattttaaagggaaaatgaagaactAATAGAATTTAGTTTGTGCAAATTGCTGTATATTCCCTGATGATTACAGTAGCATGCAGCAGAATAGATATGGCAATTATTTTCACATTCATAACTAATAGCAGTTATTATGGCAGTTTGTCACTCTTAATCCAGGTCTGGCAGGCTCTCTAGTTTTGCAGTGCATTGCTGGCAAACGCTGCTTGGGAGACAAAGCTCCTTCTGATTTATCACATTTTTAGGTTTTCAGACCCGTTGTATTCTTTGAAAGTTGATTTTTCCTCACCAACCTACACCTCAAACCAAGAGGGTATTTTTGagcttcttgcttttgtttttatgcAGAGAAGGTAAACCAGAGTGGTAATTTCTGAGGCCCTCAAGTTAATCTTGGAGGAGTTCTCAGAAGGCAGCTGATTCTTATTGAAGTTTATGTACTTGTGTGGGTATATGAAGTTGATAGTTTCATCAAAAAggtctttcattaaaaaattctgtgaaattgttAAGAATTTTTACATTTGATACTGTCACCAGTCTCACTGGTACAAACAGGCTTGCATTACAGCTATTTCTATATACAGTCTAGTGTCTGGTGATGGCAACACTGGAGCAAATACAGATAATTCTTTTCTAGCATGTTTTTTTCACCAGAGTGAGGAATGAACAGACAATGAGGGGTGTGGAGAAGACTGTCATGACACAGTGTGGATCCTCAAGTTGAGCTGTGATACAAGACGTAAACTCTGGGGGCTGCAGAAGTAAAATCCATGTTGCCCTTTCACACAGTGCATCTTACTCTATTTCTTTACTAAACTTGAGACTTAAAATGTTAACTGAAATTTCCATGACTCAGTTTCATTCTACAGTGATTTGGAACTAAGTTATTTTGAGATAAACTGGACATCTTTTCTTTCAGGACCAGCACTTGCAGATGTGGGCGAAGCTATGAAGGAGCTTTCCGAGGTCAAGGACTCTTTAGACATGGAAGTGAAACAAAATTTCATTGATCCACTTCAGAATCTCCATGACAAAGATCTGAGAGAAATACAGGTATTCCCCTCACTATGGCATTTTAATAATGTGCCAAATGTGCAGACTGTGTATATGTTCAAAATTTATGTTTGTTGTGTAGTTTAAAATGGGCTTTCAGTGTTGCAGATGATCTGATTTTAGTCTCTTTTAGGTTGAGTTTTACTTTTCAGTTCTGTCTCTCTTGTTGATGATTTAGAAAGGGAAAGATCAAAATTCTAACATTTTTTGACGTTAACATTGTCAAGTTTATGCAGGCATGAACACAGTACTCTAATCCTACCATTTGAAAGCTCATTTCACTATTTAGTGGAACAGATGTTTACATTCAATTTTCTAGTGTTTGACATGTGAGGGCATTTCAGTAGTCGCCTCTAGACTGGCACTACTCTTGTCTCTAGGAAGACTATGTCTGAAATGTTCCCAGGAATTTTAAACACAAGCACTGTTTGCTTGCATGAATTACGTAATTAGTAATCCAAGAACCAGCcagcatttacagaaaaaaatctgtctgcacACATACTTCTGCAGACACAACCTAATTTTATAACTGTGGAAGTAAAAGTGCCTCCCAGTTCAGCAAATGCTTATCTGTGTAAGTAACAGTTTGAGCTAATTAAGGCTTTCATATTGTTAAATATATGTGGAAGAAAGATGTCTTAGGCAGTTTGATATAATTTACAAAGTTGTCCAAGTTATAAATATTGTAGTAGACGACAAATAGATTCTTCTGAGGGAAAGTAAACACCTAAAGTAATCATTTTCATGCTAGTAACATTAACTTTTGGCCAGCCTGATGTGGCAGCTGCTAAACAGATAGACATGAATGTCACATCAGTTACCAAGCTAGAAAATCTTTAATGAAAGATACATTAAGATCCTTTGGTGGTCTGATggaagagataaaaatattttccgTGTTGCTTTGTTTATGAGAACTGTTACACAGGCGAAAATGTACTAACTTCTGCTTTTAATAGAGTTTTCTCTTAAACAGCTAGGGAATAACCATAGTGTTCAGGTAATTCTGCATCAGAGTTAAAAAGCTAGAAGCTCACATATCTTTTATACAGCTGGCAATTGCAGTTATGCATTCTGCATGGCCTTTCTTCAGTGTTGAAGGTCTGTCATTTAGACAGCAGCGCACCATTGCTTCTTAAACGATATATAAAACCACCTACTTCattgttctgtatttcttcccTCTGAGGAGGGGTTGATACACAGCAAACAGCACATCCTTGCAAATACACATGGTCTATCCGATTACAGTGCAGTATAAGGGTAGTTGGGAAACATCCTTTATTCTAtgcttgtgtttgtgtttttgtttgttagCATCACCTAAAGAAAATGGAGGGTCGACGCCTGGATTTTGattacaaaaagaaaagacaggGCAAGCTCCCTGATGAAGAACTTCGCCAAGCTCTGGAGAAATTTGATGAATCAAAAGAAATTGCTGAGTCAAGCATGTTCAACCTTCTGGAGATGGATGTGAGATAGCCCTTGTTAATCTCTAACCTGAATCTTAAAAATTTGAGAAAGATACTAGTTTGGCAGTGAAGGCAGTCTAAAGTAGTCTGAAACTTGAAAGCCTTATTAAATCCATGATGCCACGGATTCCTGTCACTATACAGTGGGGAACCACTTACCTCCTTGTTGGACCCAGTGAGAGGCTCAGAAGCTATACCTATGTACAGCATGCACACGTAGGACTAATTTTATAGGTGTTTTGTAGGTATTTTATAGGTAACTGAGATAAAGAACATAAATACTCTGTAGCATTGTGGTGCTTCCTAACTGCATAGTGTtgtttacaaaaccaaaatattgttCTACGTAGAATTATGTAAATTTAAGTCATGACTTTTACTTAGCTGTGGTTTTAGGGTTTGAGCCAAGGCTTTTGCTCAAGTGTGTGAGCTGCTGAAAGGATTGGTAAAGATCAGAGACTATGAACTCACAACCCCATGGTCTCTGCTGTAATCAGATGTGGTAGCAAATAGGAAAGCCAAAGTTAATGTGACTGCTCAAATCTAACTCTGCAGCATATTTTTTGCTTACAGACTGGTTTAGGATTGAGCatttattaggtttttttaatcttctattTATAATTAATGTTGAAACtataaaatcaagcaaaaataaaaatttatctcttttggaggaaaaaacccaTTCATCTGAAGTCTGTTTTACAGAATATGTGGTCAAAGGAAACTcagattaaatatttctgttaaagtAAATGATTGGATTTATTTAAACGCACATCTAATTTAGTTCTTCATTTTGTTACCAAATTGCTGTAGAGGAGCCAGAACAAACCTGAAAATATTTGAATGTTAGAAATTAAGTATAGCTGTGCTGAAATGAAAGAAGTATAAAAAGTCTGTAGTTTTAACCCTTGTTGTAACATCCAGCCCCGTGTGGCCAGATAGTGCTGGCCTGCATTAACCATTGCAGCATTGTGTATTATGGAAACTGCTAGCAATTGCATTGACCACACAAGAGTTTTGCATGGTTTTTCCCTCATGAAGTAGAACGTTATCTGCCTTCACTACAATTATTCTGCATCCAGGAGTACGTAGTGTCTTCCTGTTTTAGTCTGCTTCACAGGCCAGAATACAACAGAACCATGTTGTGGTTTTGTGCCCCTTGCAGGGAGGGAGATGGTGTATTATGCTCTCATTACAGTCTCATTTTTACTTTCATATGTTTGCTGAATGAGGTAGGTCTGTAGGCTGCTGTTCATGCAAATCAGCCATGGAGATGATCAGTGGAGAAGAGTTGCAGTTACTGTTCCAGATCAGGTCATAACCAGGCATAGTAATAAAGACTGATACGTAACTATTTATGAACTACAAAGATGAATCAAATTCTCAGAGAGATAAGTAAAACTGCCTTTACAGTGTAAGTGTGACAGTGGTCTTTACTTTCTATTGCTGAGCTGTTAGTACTCACCTAAGATCTGACGTTTTAATGTCAATCCTCAGATTGAACAAGTGAGCCAGCTTTCTGCTCTTGTACAAGCCCAGCTGGAGTACCACAAGCAGGCCACACAGATCCTGCAGCGAGTTACTTCTAAGCTGGAAGATAGGTAATGCACTTTTTATAAGTTCGTTGaattgttttttttgttttacagaggCAGAAGACCTATGAGTAGAATGCAGCACTGTTATCTTTTGCAAGTTGTTAATTGTATGTTTATGAAAACAAGGGCCATTTCATTAGGCAATTGCAAGCTAAGTTTTAGAGGTTTTGGAGATGCATATACTTCTGAGTATGAGTGAATGAGGACTGAGTTGAGGAAAGCATCTCAGCTTAGTAAAGCTAAAAGTTAAATCACATTTAACTGATTTAACTGAAAGCAAGCATTTATAAATATTGGAAGTCAGTGGGACTTACAGCTTTGGATTCTTTACCATTCCGGCATGTATTCACAAAGTAGGCTTTCTGAGAGAAGATATTAATGATTGCTATTGAAAAATAGTATCTTGTTACATTCTCATCTGCCTGAAGATCTTCCTGAGCCCGTTAGTGAGATCTCCATCATTTGCCACCTTATTAAATACTacttttttccagctttattgTCAGATCAAACTTGATACAATGCTTAACTGAGTATACCTCTTCCATCCCCTTTTCTATAACTGTGAATGCTGTCTCAGAATTGATACAATACGTTTTTAACAGAATTTTAGAATTTGTAGTTTAGAATTTTTGTTTCTATCAACACAAAACAGATTGTACCTCcttgaaatgaggaaaataatgTTTGTAAAAGTTTATCAGCtactcccccctcctccccccccccccccccccccgcccttcttCAAGGAAACTTACAATACAAGAAAGATTTCTTTAGTCCATATGGTTCTGGAAAACTCTTTCTAAGAGCTGTATGTAATTTACAAGAGCAGATAATGTTCACGTACTTGTGAAGACAGCTTTTTAATCCTGCATcattctttgctgttttctgatgTCATTAGTGTGCATCTAGTTTCTGGTACTACTGGGTCTGTCAGTGTTTATTTTCTCAGAGCACACAGTCTGTAAGCCTCTTACAGTTCTAAGtcttaaaatttctttctgaTTAGGAGCAGCACTTGTTTTGGTAGGTAGGCTGCCCAGCAAGCTGTTTCTGGATACAGTTTGCAGTACTGTTTAAACAGCTAACAGAATGATTTTCAGCACTTCCAAATGAATACTGCAAATTCACTTACTTTACAGAAGCATTAAACAATCCTCAGGAGCAGGTGCATTGTTCTGTTAGCACACGCTTTACACCATAAAGTGAACATACCTCTCTCTGCAATGGATTTCTCTTCCTGTATCAATTCAGATAATCCTTTGCCCTTTTGAAACTTCTGGTAAACCATCAGTATCCTTGCTTTAAGGTTCAGCTCTGAATGATTTTAGGTTTTCAAGAACTGTGCATCAGAGTGCTATTATAGATCAGCTGAAGTAAATCTTTTGCATAAACTTACTTTGCATCCCTAATTGTATAGACTCTGCTGGTTAAATCATCCTTTGTGTGCACCACTGTACACAAAGAAGAGCACCGTGATATACTTATGCCAGGGGTTAATCAGGGATGCAGAGCTGTTACTATTTGAACTGCTTGTCTTTTCCTGCTGGTGATATGCAGGTGACAAAGAATGCATGGCCCTGGGTTTTGGGGGTTGTGTTTTGACCATATGgaccagaaaataaataatgctttacTTTTAAGCTGAGCAAATTTGTTACTGTTCACTCTCAGTGGTGTCTACAGCACATACTGCCTGTTTTCTAGATACTTTTTAAAGATGTGAATGGAACTTGGTTATGCTGTTGTTTGGTATGGACAATGTCTTCTAACTGCTAAGACTGTCCTGTTTAAAATATTAtccaaagaatttttaaaaaatgtgagaGTGCAAAAACCgtgaaaaatttgaaaatgctCTCGAGTCTTCTATGCTTTCTGGGCCCTTTAGATTAGGCTTCAAAACTTTCTTCAGGAACTGCAAGTgcaagaattttcatttttcttctacacATTAATGGAAGGCATAAACTTCCTTAAAATACCATGATTTGAGGAACTGGGACTTTAGAAACTTGCAAAGACTGGGAGATttgcaataaaattaataaagtcTGGAAGGTCAGCAAaggcttttccttttaaactcTTCCTTTTCATCAACCAAAAGGAGGCTGCAGTTTTCAAGACAGAGTACTGTTacagagcagctgggaagcaggaatggTTTCCTTGGAGATGTTTCTTTTCTCAAGAAACGTGGCTCATGCTGAGCTTTTGGGTAATTTTTAGCAAGTCACTAGAACTGTCACCTACTAGTTTATAATCTGTAAAAAGTGGTGTTTGTTTCACAGAAGTATTAAGTATACTAgaacttgtttttcttcaaaattttacTGTTTTGAGAAAGTAACTTATGTTAATGAGTGAAACACAGCAAGGTCTTTTCATCTAAGTTTATTTTGACAACTTCATTAATTTATGTTTTTAGTATGCTTATGTTTTTGTTTATTAAGAAGAAAAGCAGGCTCTGGGGACTAATATTGATAATATTTTGGATGGTGAGGAAATCCTTGTTATCAGGACCAAAACTGTTTAAGTTAGAAGCAGAGCTTTTCCATAGGTAAACCAAGATATGCTACCATGAGCAAGTCTGAGGCAGATCTAGAGAAGATTAGAGAAACCAACTTGTCCTTTAAATATGGAGGTCTTTACTCAAGTGTTCTTCCATATACAGTATTACAAATATATGTGGCAGTTGTTCTGTATAAGCTGCTCTGATTTTGTCATCATCCCCTCCCTGGATTTTACCCTGGAATCTGAAAAGTACCCTTTCATAGAAATTCTAGATTTCTCAATTAGAAGAATAagttgaaatgaatttttttttttttttgagagtcaGGAAAACTGGAGTTGTGTGCTTTTGTGAAACAAGTATTCCTAATTACAAATTAACTAAGTCTGCAACTGAAGTCAGTACATTCCCCCACAGTCTTCTAACAAAATGACAAGAGTTGGCATTGACCAACTGAATAGTTAAGGCTTGCCAGGGATAGAAGGAAAAACCATACTAAAAATGGGGGCAGAGATGTTTGTACAGCCCTTCTGTAAGCATTTCTAATCACGTAACAGATTTTTCTCCATTAGAAGTTCTTTGTTATTCTTAGACAAAAGGAAGCCAGACAAAATTCTAGGTtcctggagggaaagaaaaattaacaacttCATGGCATAGTCACATCAGGTGGTTTCTGGTAATTTAAACTAATGTTGTAAACAAAAAATTGCTCCAAATACTGAAACTTGTTTAGTCTGGGTGATTGGTGGATGGGAACTTCAGCCATGGAAATAAAGATGTTTGGTGCATTTCATCTGTTAACAAGAAACTAACTCTTGACATTTATGTTTTGGCAGAATTAAAGAGGCATCGTCTCAGCCCAGGAGAGAATACCAACCCAAACCCCGTATGAGCCTGGATTTCACAACTGGTGACAATACTCAGCACAATGGAGGAATATCCCATGCCACCACACCCAAACCATCAGGTAATGGCAGTAGCAATGTGGAAAAGAAAAGCCAACTCTGTCTGAGTTTTGCTATAATGCAGAACTAATCTAGATATTAGTTCTTCCATAGTGAGGGAAAAGGAGAATGAGGATGGTGTAGGAGAAAGCTGTTTGAGCTGTTGTTTTGAAAAGTGTTCACATCCCCAGGCAGGAGATGGATCATCCACTGCTTTAAATGTGTCTTTGGGTCAAAGATTTAGAAGCTCAGAGAGATGCTGCCATACTGAATTCACCTTGAAATACAGATCTTTAGAAAATAGGCATTTAGAAAATCAGAATAACAACGGGAAGTTTTCCATGGAAATGCAGAACCTGAACCCCCCAAAACCTCCATAACCTTatcctgctttttaaaaccaGGTATTACAACATAAAGAGCTTGAAagtaaaaatcaattaaaaacaacaaagccATCTATTTTCTTTGTCAAATTGGGAGCAGCACAGGCAAGATAAAGAATTTATATTACTGCATAATTATCTCTTAAAGAAGTGTTTATTTCATATCAGCACATACTAAGAAAGCCTTATTATTTGTTTCTCACAGTAATGGTCTGTTATCCCATGTTATGGTGAGGGCTGTCTGCTGTAGAGACCCTGCCCTCAGTTATTCTGGTTTACCTCAGTCACAATTGCTAGCACACTCCACCTTGCAAGACTGGATTTTTTTCACTAGATATTTATTTACTCAgaatttccttccttcccatcaCATCCTGATGTGAATGTTTGATGTTCTCCCAGATAtaggcagcagcagcatctccctttGGCACCTGCAACTGTAAATTGTCTTTCATAATCTTGCAAACTCCTAGTGATCTCCTTACTATGCTAGCAAGGAGGGGGATACAATGAAGATTTCTTGTGCATGAGCGTGGCTTGAGTCTTGCATGCTAAAGCTGTCCTCATGCCACtagtaattttcttcttcacttcttttttgtAGTGTCATGAACACTAGTCTGTGCTAAGGCAGTGCAGACTGATGTTCCTGTGTCTCTTTGGCATTaatgttttcctcttctttcttttgaagTGTTTATTGGTTTCAGAGAAACCCCTTCTTCTTTGAAAATTCTTTAACATATGTTTGAGTAGGTTCATTCAAAGCTCTGATCTTCTATGGTCATTAGAGTTTATTTCCTAAGTCTTCTGAATTTCAGCTGATAGC
The Strix uralensis isolate ZFMK-TIS-50842 chromosome Z, bStrUra1, whole genome shotgun sequence DNA segment above includes these coding regions:
- the SH3GL2 gene encoding endophilin-A1 isoform X2, with amino-acid sequence MERKVDVTSRAVMEIMAKTIEYLQPNPASRAKLSMINTMSKIRGQEKGPGYPQAEALLADAMLKFGRELGEECNFGPALADVGEAMKELSEVKDSLDMEVKQNFIDPLQNLHDKDLREIQHHLKKMEGRRLDFDYKKKRQGKLPDEELRQALEKFDESKEIAESSMFNLLEMDIEQVSQLSALVQAQLEYHKQATQILQRVTSKLEDRIKEASSQPRREYQPKPRMSLDFTTGDNTQHNGGISHATTPKPSGVHMDQPCCRALYDFEPENEGELGFKEGDIITLTNQIDENWYEGMLHGQSGFFPINYVDILVPLPN
- the SH3GL2 gene encoding endophilin-A1 isoform X1, yielding MSVAGLKKQFHKATQKVSEKVGGAEGTKLDDDFKEMERKVDVTSRAVMEIMAKTIEYLQPNPASRAKLSMINTMSKIRGQEKGPGYPQAEALLADAMLKFGRELGEECNFGPALADVGEAMKELSEVKDSLDMEVKQNFIDPLQNLHDKDLREIQHHLKKMEGRRLDFDYKKKRQGKLPDEELRQALEKFDESKEIAESSMFNLLEMDIEQVSQLSALVQAQLEYHKQATQILQRVTSKLEDRIKEASSQPRREYQPKPRMSLDFTTGDNTQHNGGISHATTPKPSGVHMDQPCCRALYDFEPENEGELGFKEGDIITLTNQIDENWYEGMLHGQSGFFPINYVDILVPLPN